The Phocoena sinus isolate mPhoSin1 chromosome 8, mPhoSin1.pri, whole genome shotgun sequence nucleotide sequence CATTTAAGAAACCCTGCCTCCTCAAAATTACATCTGACACAGAGTTGATGCTCAGTcatttgctgaatgactgaacAAATCAATTTGTATCCTAAAAGGGAACCAACCACCATGAACTGGATACAAATTATCTTTTCACAACAGCACCAGTGAGGTATGTATTACTAAACCCATTTTACAGTTTGAGAAGCCGAGCACCAGAAAAAGTAAGCAAGTTGCTTAGGATCATACAGCAAGGTCAAGATTTTAATCCACGTCTACCTTAAGGTGGTCGCTTTGTGCAGGTCAATCCCTCGATACTTCTCTAATGGACTGTCATTCAAGAGATTCTCAAAGTTCTGCAAAAGGGCAAAGTAAAGCTTCTCTTTTAATCTCCTCCATGGACAACTGAAATAACAACTTAAAATCGTATTCTCTGGCCTGGGGATCGCCCTCCTAGTTGGGGCTCCAGAATTGTGAAAATGCAAATCccacaaaacaacagcaaaacttTTAACTACAATCATATTTGCATAGAGCTTCATGGTTTACAAAACCCGGATTGGGTGTaattatcccatttcacagattaagAAATAGATATGAAAGTGTGGCCTAATAAGTGGCAAAGGTGGAATACTTCCCCCAAATATCTTGGTCTTAGTTCTTCCCCAGATCGGACCAGGGAGACTTCCCCTTCCCACGAGCTTGCTCAATGACAGCGAGCGAGGAGGCCAGGAAGAAGGCAGCAAGGAAGCAAAGTCCTCTCACTTCAGACCCTCGAGGCGGGCCGAATCCCCGCAGCAGGAAGGCCAGGTTCCCAGGGCCCATTCCACCCTTGCTCCCTTCCTCGGTTCCGGTCGGATCCTCCCCATCCGGATCCCATCCCTTCCGAAGACCAGGCcagtccctttccctcccccaccacctcccaggGAGACCCCGCGCCCAGCAGCTCACCGTGGTGGGGCACCGCTCCCTCTGCCACGCCTGTCAAGGACAGGCAAACATCCGGCTACGCGGTCGAATGGGAACCACCCCCTCCCTGTCGCTTCACTCCCCAGCCACTTCCGCCACACCTCCGACCTACTTCCGACCCACTGCCCGGTCCAAACATGGCCTTCGCAGGAGCCCCGCCCACTTCCTTACGAGCCCGCTTACGTTCCCGCCTGGAGGAGAGACAGTATAACCGTCCGACTCGTCCCTCCCAAAAGGAAGCCCTTGAAACAATTAGTTCCTCTCTACCGGATACTCAAATCCCTAGTGGACCTCCGGAATTCTAAACTCGTATTGTTCTCGGACAGAGATTTGCTTCACCGCTACTGCCAAACTCTCAGTCCTGCGCACCAATGAGGTCTGACTCTTAAGATTCTTTCCCGAAAGGAAATTTGGTGGTCAATGACTGTTTCCGGGGGGAGCTGAGAAGGTGAGTCTCACTTCCGGCGGAGGGAGGCTTTCTGACCCGGGATGGAGGAGGCGGAGGAGCTGCCCTTGGAGTGGGAGAGACTGCAGTTCGGTGAGTGACCTGCGATGTCTCCGACCCTCGGCCCTGGCCTAGATACTCCTGACGTTCTCTGGTCAACTCTTTCCCCCCACGACCCTTTTCCTTCCGAGCCTGGCATCCTCCTCCGGTGCCCTCAGAACCTCTGGGAGCTTCTTAAGAGCCCTCGAACCGCCTCAAACTTTTCCGGGGCCCCCTTAGAGCCCTTACATATCTCTCAGACTCCTGAGGCCTAGCTGGACCTCGGGTTttctccctcacctttccccgCCCCACGACCTCTTGGGCCGCTTCCtcactgtctttctctgtccctgcAGCCCCCGATCCACGGCTGGGCCCGGACTCAGGATGGAGCCCTTCCAGAGAAAGCTGTGCACAGGGACTCAAAGACCTCTCGCCCGGACCCACCCGAGCCATCCTCGCTCTAAAGAGCCTCCCGCGGGGCTTGGCCCTTGGCCCCTCACTCATCAAGGAGCAGCGCTTGGGGGTCTGGTGTGTTGGGGAACCCTTGCAGCCAGGACTGCTCTGGGGGCCACTGGAAGAGGAGTCTGTCTCCGAGCAGAAGGGCCATGGAGTGAAAACACAGCAGAAGGAGGTATTGAGGGATAGGGCTTTACGTCTCCGTGACTGAAAATTTTGATCAGACGTTTCTCGGTAACTCTCCAGTTTGTTGGAAGATGCAGGGTGTTTCAAGAGATAGGAGATGGTTTATGCCCTCTCTCTCAGGGACGGTctcatcccctcacttgcagtaGCCGAGGAGGTGcaaaaagttattaaaaggtGGATTAGTAGATGGGACTTCCctaggtccagtggttaagactccagcgCTTCCAccgcggggggcgcgggttcgatccctggtcggggaactaagatcccacaggccgcacagcgcagccaaaatgtaaaaaaaaaaaagttggattaGTAGAGTGTCAGCAATGACGACGAAAGTCAAGAGCAAAGGTTTTTGGAATTAAAAAGccatgggggggcttccctggtggcacagtggttaagaatccacctgccaatgcaggggacacgggtttgatccctggcctgggaagatcacacttgccgtggagcaactaagcccatgtgccacaactactgagcctgtgctctggagctggcgagccacaactactgagcccacacgcctagagcccgtgctccacagcaagagaagacgccacaatgagaagcccacgcatcgcaacgaagagtagcccctgctcacagcaactaaaGTCagtgtgcagcaaggaagacccaatgcagccaaacataaataaataaatttatttaaaaaaaaaagccatgggaTCAAATCCTAGCTTTGTCACATAGCTAGTTAGATGGCATGCCTCGTTTaactcatatgtaaaataaaggaatggccgtttcctttattttaattctcCAGGATTATTTGGAGCAAAAGTTGAAAAAGCACAGGTAAAGGATTTCATTGCATAAGtcctgaaaaacaaatttaaggttGATGTACCTCTTACTACTTTTTCTGTTTGGTATTCACTGAAAGGCAATAATATGTGCGATTCAGTCATTCACCACACCTTGGGGGGAGGTGAGGGGACAGTTCTTTTGGCCTTTATTGAATGAAAACTCGAACGGCATAGTCCTATAGAGGCAGACCAGAGACCATTAACCTTCTAGGGGCTTCATCTTAGACCTGTCTCAGGAGAGGTTACatcaggggtttttttgttgtttgtttcaccCTGGTCCCCTCAAACACATGGGAGAAAGACTTTTATTGGTTTATTTCAGGACGTGTCACTAGGCCCATGGGGAGATGTGTGTGCTTGTGAGCAGAGTTCAGGCTGGACTAGGTAAGTTACAGGAGAGTATGTAGTGAAGATGTTCCTTTGAGGCTTTCTGTTGTGGCATGGGATGGAACCGGAAGCTGGCTTCTGGTTCCCACCCAGGGATCTTTGCAGTGAGTGTTCCAAAGGCCTGGGATCCTTTAGGACTCAGACTGCCCAGGAGCTGGGGCTTTCAGGGAGGGCCACTTGAAGGGGATCTCCGAGCTAACTCTTGCTCTGCTTTGCAGTTTGGTGCAGCGGGGAAGGCTGGAGGGTGAGGGAAACGTGGCCCCGGTGCGGATCAGCGAAAGGCTCCACCTGCAGGTGTACCGGGTCGTGCTGCCAGGTTTTGAGCTGCTGATGTGGCCCCAGCCTCCCTCGGAGGGCCTGAGCCCCACCCAGCCCAGGCTAGAGGAAGAGGCATCCTTGGCTGTGGTGACAGAAGTGGAGTCTGCTGTACAACAGGAAGTGGCCTCCCCCAGGGAGGATGCAGCAGAACCTTGCACGGGTATGTGTCAAATAAATGCTGGCTTCCCCAATTATCACCAAAAAAACCTGTTGATAAGACAAAGCAAAGCTTATGACGTAAGACAGTAGGGGAGAACAGTAGCATTTCTGAGAGGGAAGGGCAAAGCCTGGATATTTATCGAAATTTTGAAGTCTGGTATAAGGTGGATTTTTCAGTGTGGGATGGGGTCGGGGCTCGATCAGTATTGGGTAAGGATCATGACATAGTAGTTTAGGATTTGTGGAGACAGCAAGGCTAGAATTTTCAGGTAAGAGGTTCAGAGAGTTTGGGGATGTAAACTGTCATTTGATGCTTTTTATTAAAGAGTGACAGGTCTTTTCCTTGGAATGAACAAtatagttgactcttgaacagcacgggggttaggggcactgaccctccgggcagttgaaaatctgagtataacttatGGTTGACCCTCCGTATCCGAGGTTTCACATCTGTGGttttgcatctgtggattcaaccatgTAGTGCTGtggtatttactgttgaaaaaaaatccTCGTATAAGTGGAtccgtgcagttcaaacctgtgtttttcaagggtcaactgtatagatATTTGCAAGTTTTATCTTCCTGAGTTAAGTTTTCTGGAATAGTAAGGTCACACTGACAAAGACAGCAAGTTGTGTATAAGGTTTCcagttttcttatgttttttctGTCTGGGCTGGGGATGGGGATTCCTTTCTTTTCACGTGACCTAAAGTGAGGAGGTGGTGGTCTCAACTCATCCTAAGTGCATGTCTCCAGAGGGAAAACAAGGGCACTCTGGGATGGCCTTTCTCTAGAAATTATCCAGATGTCTAGACACTATGGTTCCCAGGAGAGCCTCCCCAGAAGGCACCTGAGACTGGacagaaagataaacagagtGTGTGACTCATGTTCCAGGGAGGAGATTGGTGTCATTGCTCCCATTGCAGTTCAGGGGCTGAGGAGGAGAAGACACATATTCCTATAATTTTCTGGTGAGACCACCATGACCCCCTGCTACAGTCTCTACTAAGCCCAGCACCCCACTCTTGCCTTGCAGATCCTGGTCACCAGTCACAGCCCCGCATCCAGGCGGTGAGCCCTGGACTTAAGCCCCAAATCCAGGACCAAGTTTCCAAGGAGAGCCAGCCACTCGGCCCATTGCCTCAGGATGGCCATGTAGATGAGGAGGACCCACCCCAGACCCAGATGCCACCTGAACCTCAGAGCAGCTCCACTCCCCAGCAGGGCCCTGAGAGCAGTGAGGCCAGTTCCTCATCTTCTGCCAGGGGCCCCCAGCTGCGTGCTTACTTAGTCAGGAAGTTGCGTAGCCCCAGTGATCAACGTCCACCCAGAGCGAAGACCTCAGAGCCCGGGGCCCAGCAGAGTGGAGAGCAGCAGCACCCTGGCTTACCCGCATGCTTGCGGAGCGCCCCTGGCCCGGTGGGAGGCTCCCCAAAGCGGGGGCGACGGTACCGCTGTGCCGAGTGTGGCAAGGCCTTCCTGCAGCTGTGCCACTTGAAGAAGCATGCATTCGTGCACACGGGCCACAAGCCCTTCCTTTGCACCGAGTGTGGCAAGAGCTACAGCTCAGAGGAGAGCTTCAAAGCCCACATGCTGGGCCACCGTGGGGTGCGGCCATTCCCCTGCCCTCAGTGCACCAAGGCCTACGGCACCCGGCGAGACCTCAGAGAGCACCAGGTTGTACACTCAGGTGCCCGGCCCTTTGCTTGCGACCAGTGTGGCAAGGCCTTCGCCCGCCGGCCCTCCCTGCGGCTGCATCGCAAGACACACCAGGTGCCAGCGACCCCTGCCCCGTGCCCGTGCCCTGTGTGCGGGCGGCCCCTGGCCAACCAGGGCTCCCTGCGGAACCACATGCGGCTCCACACGGGGGAGAAGCCCTTCCTGTGCCCACACTGCGGCCGGGCGTTCCGCCAGCGGGGCAGCCTGCGCGGGCACCTGCGGCTGCACACAGGGGAGCGCCCTTACCGCTGCCCACACTGCGCTGACGCCTTCCCCCAGCTGCCTGAACTGCGGCGCCACCTCATCTCCCACACCGGGGAGGCCCACCTGTGCCCCGTGTGTGGGAAGGCCCTCCGGGATCCCCACACGCTGCGTGCGCACGAGCGCTTGCACTCAGGCGAGAGGCCCTTCCCGTGCCCCCAGTGTGGCCGTGCTTACACGCTGGCGACCAAGCTGAGGCGCCACCTCAAATCCCACCTGGCCGACAAGCCCTACCGCTGCCCCACCTGTGGCATGGGCTACACTCTCCTCCAAAGCCTCAAGCGGCATCAGCTCAGTCATCAGCCCGGGGCACCCTCCAGCCCACCCTGTAT carries:
- the ZNF408 gene encoding zinc finger protein 408 gives rise to the protein MEEAEELPLEWERLQFAPDPRLGPDSGWSPSRESCAQGLKDLSPGPTRAILALKSLPRGLALGPSLIKEQRLGVWCVGEPLQPGLLWGPLEEESVSEQKGHGVKTQQKEDVSLGPWGDVCACEQSSGWTSLVQRGRLEGEGNVAPVRISERLHLQVYRVVLPGFELLMWPQPPSEGLSPTQPRLEEEASLAVVTEVESAVQQEVASPREDAAEPCTDPGHQSQPRIQAVSPGLKPQIQDQVSKESQPLGPLPQDGHVDEEDPPQTQMPPEPQSSSTPQQGPESSEASSSSSARGPQLRAYLVRKLRSPSDQRPPRAKTSEPGAQQSGEQQHPGLPACLRSAPGPVGGSPKRGRRYRCAECGKAFLQLCHLKKHAFVHTGHKPFLCTECGKSYSSEESFKAHMLGHRGVRPFPCPQCTKAYGTRRDLREHQVVHSGARPFACDQCGKAFARRPSLRLHRKTHQVPATPAPCPCPVCGRPLANQGSLRNHMRLHTGEKPFLCPHCGRAFRQRGSLRGHLRLHTGERPYRCPHCADAFPQLPELRRHLISHTGEAHLCPVCGKALRDPHTLRAHERLHSGERPFPCPQCGRAYTLATKLRRHLKSHLADKPYRCPTCGMGYTLLQSLKRHQLSHQPGAPSSPPCMPPAASEPTVVLLQTEPELLDTCSERGGSPAPDVFEVTLSESQDKCFVVPEEPGPAPSLVLIHKDMGFSTWAEVVEVETGT